In the Olleya sp. Hel_I_94 genome, one interval contains:
- the rpmB gene encoding 50S ribosomal protein L28, whose protein sequence is MSRVCELTGKKAMVGNNVSHAMNRTKRTFDANLIKKRFYLPEEDKWVTLKVSTSALKTINKIGIAAALKKARANGFIK, encoded by the coding sequence ATGTCAAGAGTTTGTGAACTTACAGGAAAGAAGGCAATGGTTGGAAACAACGTGTCTCACGCTATGAATAGAACAAAGCGTACATTTGATGCTAATTTGATAAAAAAGCGTTTTTATCTTCCAGAAGAGGATAAGTGGGTAACTTTAAAAGTATCTACATCAGCATTAAAAACAATCAATAAAATAGGTATTGCTGCTGCTTTGAAAAAAGCTAGAGCAAACGGATTTATAAAATAA
- a CDS encoding competence/damage-inducible protein A yields the protein MQAEIITIGDEILIGQVVDTNSAFIGKALNSIGVSVYQITSIQDDREHLLKAFAEAENNADIIIITGGLGPTKDDITKHTLADYFEDTLVQNDEVLLHVEQLFKKYINQPISEINKKQALVPTKAKVLMNRFGTAPGMWLEKGNKTFISLPGVPYEMKALIDNEVLPNLVKKYKRPYILHKTILTYGLGESVIAERIEAIEDALPKHIKLAYLPSLGKVRLRLSGKGEDEANLALDIQVEIDKILPLIQDVFVGFQDNDEGLELSIARQLTKKGQTLALAESCTGGKLAEQFTSHSGASEFFKGAIVSYATQTKIDLLGVPEALINRHSVVSLEVAEAMAANIKKIIKTDYAVATTGNAGPTKGDSDAEVGTVFIAIASKNGVKAYKFNMGNHRERVINKTVNKALELLQKEIFEN from the coding sequence ATGCAAGCAGAAATAATTACCATTGGTGACGAGATTCTAATTGGGCAAGTAGTAGACACAAACTCAGCATTTATAGGTAAAGCATTAAATTCTATTGGTGTTTCTGTTTATCAAATAACCTCTATTCAAGACGATAGAGAGCATTTGTTAAAAGCATTTGCTGAAGCAGAAAACAATGCAGATATTATCATAATAACAGGTGGATTAGGTCCAACCAAAGATGATATTACAAAGCATACTTTAGCAGATTATTTTGAAGATACTTTAGTTCAAAATGATGAGGTTTTACTCCACGTAGAGCAGTTATTTAAAAAGTACATCAACCAACCTATTTCCGAAATTAATAAAAAACAAGCACTAGTGCCAACTAAAGCAAAAGTGTTAATGAATAGGTTTGGAACAGCTCCAGGTATGTGGTTAGAAAAAGGAAATAAAACCTTTATTTCTTTACCAGGTGTGCCATACGAGATGAAAGCATTGATAGATAATGAAGTGCTACCTAATTTAGTCAAAAAGTATAAACGACCATATATTTTGCATAAAACCATACTAACCTATGGATTAGGTGAAAGCGTAATTGCAGAACGTATAGAAGCTATAGAAGACGCGCTTCCAAAACATATTAAATTAGCCTATTTACCAAGTTTAGGTAAAGTAAGATTGCGTTTATCAGGAAAAGGTGAGGACGAGGCTAATCTAGCTTTAGATATTCAAGTTGAAATTGATAAAATATTACCATTAATTCAAGATGTTTTTGTTGGATTTCAGGACAATGATGAAGGTTTAGAGCTAAGTATTGCAAGACAATTAACAAAAAAAGGACAAACTTTAGCGTTAGCTGAAAGCTGTACAGGCGGAAAATTAGCAGAGCAATTTACGTCTCATTCTGGTGCTTCAGAATTTTTTAAAGGCGCAATTGTTAGTTATGCCACACAGACTAAAATTGATCTTTTAGGTGTTCCAGAAGCGTTGATTAATCGTCATTCTGTGGTCAGTTTAGAGGTTGCAGAAGCTATGGCAGCCAATATTAAAAAAATAATTAAAACAGATTACGCTGTTGCTACAACAGGTAACGCTGGACCAACAAAAGGAGACTCTGACGCAGAGGTTGGAACAGTTTTTATAGCAATAGCTTCAAAAAACGGAGTAAAGGCTTATAAATTTAATATGGGAAACCATAGAGAACGCGTCATAAATAAAACAGTAAATAAGGCTTTAGAGTTGCTTCAAAAAGAAATTTTTGAAAATTAA